In one window of Carcharodon carcharias isolate sCarCar2 chromosome 14, sCarCar2.pri, whole genome shotgun sequence DNA:
- the LOC121287213 gene encoding neurensin-1-like isoform X3, translating to MSAGTILFLVGLATVTTGYLVPPKIEGIGEADFLVVDKHAVEYNEALEVSKLVGAILFSMGGTAIAACVLVLTFSRHTPRDEERQFSPILKEGPLETKQKTVLKTGSPGDTQFPVSLSRVQSIQPKTGT from the coding sequence ATGTCAGCAGGAACCATCCTCTTCCTCGTTGGCCTGGCAACTGTCACCACCGGTTACCTGGTGCCCCCCAAGATTGAAGGCATCGGAGAGGCTGACTTTCTCGTTGTGGACAAGCATGCTGTCGAGTACAATGAAGCCCTGGAGGTCAGCAAGCTGGTCGGCGCCATCCTCTTCAGCATGGGAGGGACAGCAATTGCAGCGTGCGTTCTGGTCCTGACCTTTTCCAGACATACCCccagagatgaagagagacagTTCTCACCAATCCTGAAGGAAGGGCCACTTGAAACGAAGCAGAAAACGGTTCTAAAGACTGGGTCACCGGGAGATACCCAATTCCCTGTTAGCTTGTCAAGAGTACAAAGTATCCAACCCAAGACAGGAACCTGA